From one Triticum aestivum cultivar Chinese Spring chromosome 4B, IWGSC CS RefSeq v2.1, whole genome shotgun sequence genomic stretch:
- the LOC123091860 gene encoding uncharacterized protein, with amino-acid sequence MEEELDLDNRRWTKSPEKIPQPPLHHRLFTFDHGLQRSEDQIEAYLANGPCRESRCNSDLDEQGNGQIQVSTKDDWKHSKQFTMLELCQVVRGQLMNILVTLILSAMPTNMVYDDIGGLKL; translated from the exons ATGGAGGAGGAACTCGACCTGGACAACCGCCGCTGGACGAAGAGCCCCGAAAAAATCCCCCAACCACCCCTGCACCACCGCCTCTTCACCTTCGACCACGGGTTGCAGCGGTCAGAGGACCAAA TTGAAGCATACTTGGCAAATGGGCCTTGCCGTGAGTCGCGGTGCAACAGTGATCTCGATGAGCAGGGCAATGGTCAGATACAAGTCAGCACCAAAGATGACTGGAAGCACTCAAAACAGTTTACCATGCTAGAGCTATGTCAG GTTGTACGAGGGCAGTTAATGAATATACTTGTGACACTTATACTCTCAG CAATGCCAACAAACATGGTTTATGATGATATTGGTGGTCTGAAGCTTTAG